One genomic region from Rhizomicrobium palustre encodes:
- the rpoZ gene encoding DNA-directed RNA polymerase subunit omega, which produces MARVTVEDCVDKIPNRFDLVLSAAFRARQLSGGADTMVDRDRDKNPVVALREIAAEVLKPEDLREDHIKSLQKHAEVDEPEEARPDTDDAREDPAFRQVTEEELLRALTSEAQRRAEPQPEPVEDYDE; this is translated from the coding sequence ATGGCTCGCGTCACTGTTGAAGACTGCGTAGACAAGATTCCGAACCGCTTTGATCTGGTTCTGTCGGCTGCTTTCCGCGCCCGTCAGCTCTCCGGCGGAGCGGACACCATGGTTGATCGCGATCGGGACAAAAACCCCGTCGTGGCTTTGCGCGAAATCGCTGCCGAGGTGCTCAAGCCGGAAGATCTGCGCGAAGATCACATCAAATCGCTGCAGAAGCATGCCGAAGTCGATGAGCCGGAGGAAGCCCGTCCCGATACCGACGATGCGCGCGAAGATCCCGCGTTCCGTCAGGTGACGGAAGAAGAGCTCCTGCGCGCCCTGACCAGCGAAGCGCAGCGCCGCGCCGAGCCCCAGCCGGAGCCGGTCGAGGACTACGACGAGTAA
- a CDS encoding CcdC protein domain-containing protein, translated as MASGYVSYVGPGVFLGLLALRMVRNMRGRPLKPNKLWIRPVFLVVILALAMLHPPALTSLNLAIFAACAVVGAGLGYVLASHQTLSIDTATGTITSKTSVVGMALFLGLLALRYAARQTFGGDPMGPHSDSVLLYTDAGLIFVVAMVAAQAWETWRRAMALLQGQGGNSVPAQAGNQAE; from the coding sequence ATGGCGAGCGGGTACGTTTCTTATGTCGGGCCAGGGGTTTTCCTGGGGCTTTTAGCCTTGCGCATGGTGCGCAACATGCGCGGGCGGCCGCTCAAGCCTAACAAGCTGTGGATTCGCCCCGTTTTCCTTGTGGTCATTCTGGCGCTGGCGATGCTGCATCCGCCCGCGCTCACCAGCCTCAACCTGGCAATCTTCGCCGCCTGTGCGGTGGTTGGGGCAGGGCTTGGTTATGTCCTCGCCAGCCATCAGACGCTCTCGATCGATACAGCGACCGGCACCATCACCTCTAAAACCTCCGTGGTCGGGATGGCGCTGTTTCTGGGCCTTTTGGCCTTGCGCTACGCGGCACGGCAGACCTTCGGCGGCGACCCCATGGGGCCGCACTCCGACTCAGTCCTGCTTTATACCGACGCCGGGCTCATTTTCGTGGTGGCGATGGTGGCTGCCCAGGCTTGGGAGACGTGGCGCCGGGCAATGGCACTTTTACAGGGTCAGGGCGGGAATTCTGTCCCCGCTCAGGCCGGGAATCAGGCAGAATAA
- a CDS encoding DUF3574 domain-containing protein — MALLFLASIVAGCAGVSESQCPLGERAMVKADIFFGRGMRDGGEVSEREWQNFADAEITPRFPDGFTLLEANGQWRGAEGIVREKSKHLIVVLPTAASEKLEAVRAAYKRRFHQEAVLQFETRGCASF, encoded by the coding sequence TTGGCGCTGTTGTTTTTGGCATCTATTGTGGCCGGCTGCGCTGGCGTGTCTGAGTCTCAATGTCCGCTTGGTGAACGCGCCATGGTAAAGGCTGATATTTTTTTTGGACGCGGTATGCGCGATGGCGGCGAGGTCTCAGAGAGGGAATGGCAGAACTTTGCCGATGCCGAGATCACGCCGCGTTTTCCGGATGGCTTCACCTTGCTCGAGGCAAACGGGCAGTGGCGTGGAGCTGAGGGCATCGTGCGTGAGAAATCCAAGCACCTGATTGTAGTGCTTCCGACGGCGGCATCGGAAAAGCTCGAGGCCGTACGTGCCGCCTACAAGCGGCGCTTTCATCAGGAAGCGGTATTACAATTTGAGACACGCGGCTGCGCTTCCTTCTGA
- a CDS encoding DUF1153 domain-containing protein, with protein MSQQGRYRGGKAKEFTIGHITMADLPPRDTVRWVSSRKATVVEAVQCGVITLADACSRYALSLEEFLSWQRALEQGGTPGLRATNPAKPKEH; from the coding sequence ATGTCCCAACAAGGCCGGTACCGGGGGGGAAAAGCCAAAGAGTTCACTATCGGTCACATCACCATGGCCGATCTTCCGCCTCGCGATACCGTGCGCTGGGTATCCAGCCGCAAAGCCACTGTGGTGGAGGCGGTGCAATGCGGTGTCATCACCCTTGCCGATGCCTGCAGCCGCTATGCTCTGTCGCTAGAGGAATTCCTCTCCTGGCAGCGCGCGTTGGAACAGGGCGGCACACCGGGATTGCGCGCGACCAATCCAGCCAAGCCGAAGGAGCATTAG
- the folK gene encoding 2-amino-4-hydroxy-6-hydroxymethyldihydropteridine diphosphokinase, which yields MILIALGANLDSSVGEPHVTLKAALKELAAQSVRVLKVSALYRTPAWPDPADPPYVNAVAEIATERDPASLLTLLHAVEERFGRVRAHVNGPRTLDLDLLAYDERIETDWPVLPHPRLSERAFVLVPLSDIAPDWRHPVSRVPLSQLLSALPSKERDAVQRLS from the coding sequence ATGATATTGATTGCACTCGGCGCGAACCTCGACTCTTCGGTGGGTGAGCCGCATGTCACGCTGAAAGCTGCGCTGAAGGAACTCGCTGCCCAAAGTGTTCGCGTGCTGAAGGTTTCAGCATTATACCGCACACCCGCTTGGCCGGATCCCGCTGATCCACCTTACGTCAATGCCGTGGCAGAGATCGCAACAGAGCGTGATCCAGCATCGTTGCTCACGCTGCTGCATGCTGTGGAAGAGAGGTTTGGAAGGGTGCGTGCGCATGTGAATGGCCCACGCACACTTGATCTCGATCTACTTGCTTATGATGAGCGCATCGAGACGGACTGGCCTGTGCTGCCGCATCCGCGTCTGAGCGAGCGCGCTTTTGTGCTGGTGCCGCTCAGCGATATCGCGCCGGATTGGCGTCATCCCGTTTCACGGGTGCCTCTGTCGCAATTACTGTCGGCACTGCCTTCGAAAGAGCGTGACGCGGTTCAGCGCCTCTCCTGA
- a CDS encoding NYN domain-containing protein, whose amino-acid sequence MLFYPQEKLALFIDGANLYGAAKGLQFDIDYKRLLELFARKGILVRAFYYTAVAEDQEFSPLRPLVDWLDYNGFSVVTKPLKEFTDAQGRRRVKGNMDIELAIDVMEMSDQVDHIVIFSGDGDFRRLVEAAQRKGRRVSVVSTIRTQPPMVSDELRRQADNFIELDELKALIMREGGMRSAHSMNEQVAP is encoded by the coding sequence ATGCTGTTCTATCCGCAAGAGAAACTAGCGCTCTTCATTGACGGTGCCAATTTGTATGGCGCCGCGAAAGGGCTGCAATTCGATATCGATTACAAGCGGCTTCTGGAACTCTTCGCCCGCAAGGGAATATTGGTGCGCGCCTTCTATTACACCGCCGTCGCTGAGGATCAGGAATTCTCGCCTCTGCGTCCGCTAGTGGATTGGCTCGACTACAACGGCTTCTCGGTCGTGACCAAACCGCTCAAGGAATTCACGGACGCGCAAGGCCGCCGCCGCGTGAAGGGCAACATGGATATCGAACTTGCCATCGATGTGATGGAGATGAGCGATCAGGTGGATCACATCGTGATCTTCTCGGGCGATGGCGATTTCCGCCGCCTGGTGGAAGCTGCCCAGCGCAAGGGACGCCGCGTCAGCGTGGTTTCCACAATCCGCACCCAGCCTCCGATGGTCTCCGACGAATTACGACGTCAAGCCGATAATTTCATCGAACTCGATGAACTCAAGGCCTTGATCATGCGTGAAGGCGGCATGCGCAGCGCCCATTCCATGAATGAGCAAGTGGCGCCGTAA
- a CDS encoding uracil-DNA glycosylase, with amino-acid sequence MTLEPPRDCRLCPRLAAFRDENAENYPDFYNGPVPSFGKSDARLLIVGLAPGLKGANRTGRPFTGDYAGDLLYKMLLKHGLATGRYEQRPDDGMKLTGCTITNAVRCVPPENKPLPYETKTCRRFLIAQIEAMQNLRAILTLGKVSHDSVCDTLGLKKSQYPFKHGAAYKVDDVTLVSSYHCSRYNTNTGVLTEAMFESVIKLAKKAALG; translated from the coding sequence ATGACCTTGGAACCGCCGCGTGACTGCCGCCTCTGCCCTCGCCTCGCCGCCTTTCGCGATGAGAACGCAGAAAACTATCCTGATTTCTATAATGGCCCGGTGCCGAGCTTCGGCAAATCCGATGCGCGGCTGCTGATCGTTGGCCTTGCGCCTGGCCTTAAAGGCGCCAATCGCACTGGTCGCCCATTCACTGGCGATTACGCGGGCGACCTTTTGTATAAAATGCTGCTGAAGCATGGCCTCGCCACAGGCCGCTATGAGCAGCGTCCCGATGACGGCATGAAGCTGACCGGCTGCACCATCACCAATGCGGTGCGCTGCGTGCCGCCTGAGAACAAGCCGCTGCCGTACGAAACCAAGACCTGCAGGCGTTTTTTGATCGCGCAGATCGAAGCGATGCAGAATCTGAGGGCGATTTTGACGCTCGGCAAAGTCTCACATGACAGCGTTTGCGACACGCTGGGGCTGAAGAAATCGCAATATCCCTTCAAGCACGGCGCGGCTTATAAGGTCGACGATGTCACGCTGGTGTCGAGCTATCACTGCTCGCGCTACAACACGAATACGGGCGTGTTGACAGAAGCGATGTTCGAAAGCGTGATCAAACTCGCGAAGAAGGCGGCGCTGGGATAA
- a CDS encoding carboxymuconolactone decarboxylase family protein: MFKDWPHIAAEMTGLTKELRGGIPDVMKAFGAMAGAAITPKALDSKTKELIALGIAVATRCDPCIAFHAESARKYGASREEVMETVATAIYMGAGPSVMYAAQAVEAYDQWTEKAAPQKAE, translated from the coding sequence ATGTTCAAGGATTGGCCCCACATCGCAGCTGAGATGACCGGTCTCACCAAGGAATTGCGCGGCGGTATTCCCGATGTGATGAAGGCCTTCGGCGCCATGGCCGGGGCAGCGATCACGCCCAAGGCGCTGGATTCCAAGACCAAGGAACTGATTGCGCTCGGCATTGCGGTCGCCACGCGCTGCGATCCCTGCATCGCCTTTCATGCCGAATCCGCGCGTAAATATGGCGCCAGCCGTGAAGAGGTGATGGAGACGGTCGCAACCGCGATCTATATGGGGGCTGGTCCTTCGGTGATGTACGCCGCGCAAGCCGTGGAAGCCTATGACCAGTGGACGGAAAAAGCCGCACCGCAAAAGGCTGAATAG
- a CDS encoding sulfite oxidase-like oxidoreductase: MSDGEPSDFLKGIKDKLIRSKEQWASDKRLITGRPDLGHVNRLPPGQREVKNWPVLDLGAQPDVAPDRWRLRIGGAVENPAVFTLPEFMALPQEDFVSDIHCVTQWSRYDNHWRGVSAKTLLDIVKPKADARHVLFTAYDGYTTNVKLDVFAEGNVLLAHSWEGAPISREHGGPVRVIIPDWYLWKSAKWVTRIEFSAIDQPGFWEVRGYHNEGDPWKEERYSG; the protein is encoded by the coding sequence ATGTCTGACGGCGAACCATCTGATTTCCTTAAAGGAATCAAAGACAAGCTCATTCGCTCCAAGGAGCAATGGGCCTCCGATAAGCGGTTGATCACGGGGCGGCCTGATCTTGGGCATGTCAACCGTCTGCCGCCCGGCCAGCGTGAGGTGAAGAACTGGCCGGTGCTGGATTTGGGCGCTCAGCCCGATGTCGCCCCGGATCGCTGGCGTCTGCGCATCGGCGGGGCGGTGGAAAATCCCGCCGTCTTCACGCTGCCCGAATTCATGGCGCTGCCGCAGGAGGATTTCGTCTCCGACATCCACTGCGTCACGCAATGGAGCCGCTATGACAATCACTGGCGTGGTGTTTCAGCTAAAACCCTGCTCGATATCGTCAAGCCGAAAGCCGACGCGCGGCATGTGCTCTTCACCGCCTATGACGGCTACACCACCAATGTGAAGCTCGATGTCTTCGCCGAAGGCAACGTGCTCCTCGCCCACAGTTGGGAGGGGGCGCCGATATCCCGCGAGCATGGCGGTCCGGTGCGGGTGATCATTCCGGATTGGTATCTCTGGAAAAGCGCCAAATGGGTGACCCGGATCGAGTTTTCCGCCATTGATCAGCCCGGCTTCTGGGAAGTGCGCGGTTATCACAATGAAGGCGATCCCTGGAAGGAAGAGCGCTACAGCGGCTGA
- the smpB gene encoding SsrA-binding protein SmpB, with protein MAKKKKDDDRKIVAENRKAHFSYAISSAFEAGIQLMGSEVKSLRTGRATIAESYAQAKDGEIWLINANFPEYSHANRFGHEPKRVRKLLVHKAEAKKLSIAVQREGLTLIPLKLYFNLKGIAKIELGIAKGKKLHDKRETEKQRDWARDKARLMRDKG; from the coding sequence GTGGCCAAGAAGAAGAAAGACGACGACCGCAAGATCGTCGCGGAAAATCGCAAGGCCCATTTTTCCTACGCCATCTCGTCTGCGTTCGAGGCGGGGATTCAGCTGATGGGCTCGGAAGTGAAGTCGTTGCGCACCGGCCGCGCCACGATTGCGGAATCCTATGCCCAGGCCAAAGATGGCGAGATCTGGCTGATCAACGCCAATTTTCCCGAATACAGCCACGCCAACCGTTTCGGCCATGAGCCCAAGCGCGTCCGTAAATTGCTGGTGCATAAGGCGGAAGCCAAGAAGCTCTCCATCGCCGTGCAGCGCGAAGGCCTGACCCTCATTCCGCTGAAGCTCTATTTCAATTTGAAGGGCATCGCGAAAATCGAACTCGGCATCGCAAAGGGCAAGAAGCTGCACGATAAGCGCGAAACCGAAAAGCAGCGCGATTGGGCCCGCGATAAGGCGCGTCTGATGCGGGACAAGGGATAA
- the dapA gene encoding 4-hydroxy-tetrahydrodipicolinate synthase, whose amino-acid sequence MPFSPKDLRGSIPALITPMKDGKVDEEAFRRLVRWQIAEGSNGLVPCGTTGESPTLSHDEHMRVIDICIEEAAGKVPVIAGAGSNSTAEAISLTRHAKEQGADAVLSVTGYYNKPSQEGIYRHFAAVAGAVDIPIILYNIPARAIVDISVETMARLSKLPNIVGTKDATANLARVLRERISCGPDWVQLSGEDGTALAYMIQGAQGVISVTANVAPKLCSEFHEACRQGNWTKALEIQTKLMPLHEAMFCEPSPAPVKYAASLLGLCSDEVRLPMMAATDTARAKVRAAMEEVGLIG is encoded by the coding sequence ATGCCGTTTTCGCCTAAGGATTTGAGAGGCTCCATTCCCGCCCTGATCACGCCCATGAAGGACGGCAAGGTGGATGAGGAGGCGTTCCGCCGCCTGGTGCGCTGGCAGATTGCCGAGGGCTCCAACGGTCTTGTGCCCTGTGGCACCACCGGCGAGTCGCCGACCCTCAGCCATGACGAGCATATGCGGGTGATCGATATCTGCATCGAGGAAGCGGCGGGCAAGGTCCCGGTGATCGCGGGCGCGGGCTCCAATTCCACCGCCGAAGCCATTTCGCTCACCCGTCACGCAAAAGAGCAGGGTGCCGATGCGGTGTTGTCGGTGACCGGCTATTACAACAAGCCGTCGCAGGAAGGCATCTACCGCCACTTCGCCGCCGTCGCGGGTGCGGTCGATATTCCGATCATTCTTTATAACATCCCGGCGCGCGCCATCGTGGACATCTCGGTCGAGACCATGGCGCGGTTGTCGAAGCTGCCGAACATCGTCGGCACCAAAGATGCCACCGCCAATCTCGCCCGCGTGCTGCGCGAACGCATCTCCTGCGGTCCCGATTGGGTGCAGCTCTCCGGCGAAGACGGCACGGCGCTCGCTTATATGATCCAGGGCGCCCAGGGCGTGATCTCTGTGACGGCCAATGTCGCCCCGAAGCTCTGCTCGGAGTTCCACGAAGCCTGCCGTCAGGGTAATTGGACCAAGGCGCTGGAAATCCAGACCAAGCTGATGCCGCTGCATGAGGCGATGTTCTGCGAGCCGAGCCCCGCGCCGGTGAAATACGCTGCTTCCTTGCTCGGTCTCTGCAGCGACGAGGTCCGCCTACCCATGATGGCCGCCACCGACACCGCCCGCGCTAAAGTCCGCGCCGCGATGGAAGAGGTGGGTTTGATCGGGTAG
- a CDS encoding lytic transglycosylase domain-containing protein: protein MLSRALPLLALVSVGAVAVAEAQPLPQGVIRKGDVITMQPVAESDSVQPAAAAESERRDAAVKVLSPADHDLFTRAFDAADRGDWPTALGLARQGHNATAKQIIQWRYLQDKNAKAPFADIDAFLSANSDWPRRNILFVRAEEQLDPATPPEKIIAWFGNRNPISAIGMIRLGEALVATGKTTAGQRLIRDGWVAGVFDPDVELAIVQKDGAYLTPDIDKKRLDNLVWSDSISAARREMARVDDASQKIANARIALRADPKRGQRTVAELPSDLASDPQLWFDEARAARKTQDFDRAAELLQRPQLRELFKTRPGPLWAETHIIAREMMKEAKNEVALHLVSETGLSSGSEFSDAEFLSGWIALRFMKDATSALPHFLRLADGVSRPISKARAYYWQGRTYEELNKPDKAYTAYQLAAANPETFYGQLALTRIEEDPKLHLPSPKAEAAPATAAFERDDLVKAMRVLGDLGAQNYLRAFAARYQELHPSHAKKLMQMLTDMGYRDVALRVAKAVGYEGPTYAAYAYPVIPVPEYRGNGIAPEPALVHAIIRQETEFDPQSVSAANARGIMQLTLASAKVNAKRAGLPYRPGALTTDVTYNMQLGMTEFSAYLANWNNSVILSAAAYNAGESNAKRWVQVFGDPRSAATDPVDWIESITYGETRNYVMRIVENLQVYRNRIAGKDTPLRILADLYTPSMPPQAKVLRPPVTEQPAPAEKKKKRTSSN from the coding sequence ATGCTTTCCCGTGCCCTGCCCCTATTGGCCCTTGTTTCTGTGGGGGCTGTGGCCGTGGCCGAGGCGCAACCGCTGCCGCAAGGCGTTATCCGCAAAGGTGATGTCATCACCATGCAGCCGGTGGCAGAGAGCGATTCTGTACAACCTGCCGCCGCAGCGGAGTCGGAACGGCGCGACGCGGCGGTAAAAGTCCTCTCCCCCGCCGATCACGACCTTTTTACGCGCGCTTTCGATGCCGCTGACCGGGGCGATTGGCCGACAGCGCTGGGCCTCGCCCGCCAGGGTCACAACGCGACGGCGAAGCAGATCATCCAATGGCGCTATCTGCAGGATAAGAACGCCAAAGCGCCTTTCGCCGATATCGATGCCTTCCTGAGTGCCAATAGCGATTGGCCTAGGCGCAATATTCTTTTTGTACGGGCTGAAGAGCAGCTCGATCCGGCGACGCCGCCGGAAAAGATCATCGCCTGGTTCGGCAATCGTAATCCCATCAGCGCCATCGGCATGATCCGCCTGGGCGAAGCCTTGGTGGCGACCGGCAAAACCACGGCGGGCCAGCGCCTGATCCGCGACGGCTGGGTGGCGGGCGTGTTCGATCCCGATGTGGAACTCGCCATCGTTCAGAAGGACGGCGCGTATCTGACCCCCGACATTGATAAGAAGCGGCTCGATAATCTCGTCTGGTCGGATTCCATCAGCGCGGCCCGGCGGGAAATGGCGCGGGTGGACGATGCCAGCCAGAAGATCGCCAATGCGCGTATCGCCCTGCGTGCCGATCCCAAGCGCGGACAGCGCACGGTGGCGGAACTTCCGAGCGACCTCGCCAGCGATCCGCAGCTTTGGTTCGATGAGGCGCGTGCCGCCCGCAAGACACAGGATTTCGATCGCGCCGCCGAGCTTTTGCAGCGTCCACAACTGCGCGAGCTGTTCAAGACGCGCCCCGGCCCGCTATGGGCCGAGACCCATATCATCGCGCGCGAGATGATGAAGGAGGCCAAGAACGAGGTGGCGCTGCATCTCGTCAGCGAGACGGGGCTCTCCTCCGGCAGCGAATTTTCCGACGCGGAATTCCTCTCGGGCTGGATCGCACTGCGCTTCATGAAGGATGCGACCAGCGCCCTGCCCCATTTTCTTCGGCTGGCCGATGGCGTTTCGCGGCCCATCTCCAAGGCGCGGGCCTATTACTGGCAGGGCCGCACCTATGAGGAGCTGAACAAGCCGGATAAGGCTTACACAGCCTATCAGCTCGCCGCCGCCAATCCTGAGACCTTCTACGGCCAGCTTGCGCTCACGCGGATCGAAGAAGACCCCAAGCTGCACCTGCCGAGCCCGAAAGCCGAGGCAGCGCCCGCGACGGCAGCCTTCGAGCGCGATGATCTCGTCAAAGCGATGCGTGTGCTGGGCGATCTTGGGGCGCAGAATTACCTTCGTGCCTTCGCCGCGCGGTATCAGGAACTGCACCCAAGCCACGCCAAGAAGCTGATGCAGATGCTGACCGATATGGGCTATCGCGATGTGGCGCTGCGCGTTGCCAAGGCAGTGGGCTATGAAGGCCCCACCTATGCGGCCTACGCCTATCCAGTCATTCCGGTGCCCGAGTATCGCGGCAACGGCATCGCGCCGGAGCCCGCCCTGGTGCACGCCATCATCCGCCAGGAAACCGAATTCGATCCGCAGAGCGTCAGCGCCGCCAATGCCCGCGGCATCATGCAGTTGACGCTTGCGTCAGCCAAGGTGAACGCCAAGCGTGCGGGACTGCCCTATCGCCCCGGCGCGCTGACCACCGATGTGACCTATAATATGCAGCTCGGCATGACCGAGTTCTCGGCCTATCTCGCCAATTGGAACAACTCGGTGATCCTCTCGGCCGCCGCCTATAATGCCGGGGAGAGCAATGCCAAGCGCTGGGTACAGGTGTTCGGTGATCCCAGAAGCGCCGCGACCGATCCCGTCGACTGGATCGAATCCATCACCTATGGCGAGACCCGCAATTACGTGATGCGGATCGTGGAAAACTTACAGGTCTATCGAAACCGGATCGCGGGCAAGGACACACCTTTGCGTATCCTGGCCGATCTCTACACCCCCAGCATGCCCCCGCAGGCGAAGGTGTTACGTCCCCCGGTCACCGAACAGCCCGCCCCCGCCGAGAAAAAGAAAAAGCGGACGAGTTCGAACTGA